The proteins below are encoded in one region of Sminthopsis crassicaudata isolate SCR6 chromosome 1, ASM4859323v1, whole genome shotgun sequence:
- the LOC141550391 gene encoding uncharacterized protein LOC141550391: protein MIPMYTLHAAKAPTHWAITPNLPKLRMMTWVHESISLKLTGNGSFLVGSHIYSGFPERQPQMFKQSKDSLTFMTTHLPLCIVLEGQGNDWCATMKRLNRSHLLHSNDELNNISTSMMVQMKEIHGKNTMNAVRQQRTDLPSCIDSKLGVVFGQLREYSTGLMRKSISLQDGTVNLTFWDRNADSHSQLIAPVFYSNHILQPHLWKVGLVTNRIKMQLHISNNQDRELTFTQWHRVFGNKNSTCRGGVFPNSTLCYSFEGQLWTLGNALFLICLNSNYKITKAEGVLQGLLKNLHHRGKREGGSMFLSLAALALSISEEFQIRELNTQLTIVAEKLQKYMTENDLAWRHQEAIDSMLISQITQLQYVSLELVKQQALLSRYVKLTYSFLYRASCILPVLYNSSDYAYLERLLRNASMQTSLQNELMALDKIINGLENVTIDFNKQWEESTSSLMA, encoded by the coding sequence ATGATTCCAATGTATACTCTACACGCGGCTAAGGCACCAACTCATTGGGCTATAACTCCTAATCTTCCCAAATTACGAATGATGACATGGGTTCATGAAAGTATCTCTTTAAAATTGACTGGTAATGGCTCATTCTTGGTAGGCTCACACATTTACTCAGGGTTCCCAGAACGACAACCTCAAATGTTTAAACAAAGTAAAGACAGCTTAACTTTTATGACAACCCACTTGCCACTGTGCATAGTTCTTGAGGGACAAGGGAATGATTGGTGTGCTACCATGAAAAGGCTGAATAGAAGTCATCTGCTACACAGTAATGACGAGTTAAATAACATAAGTACCAGTATGATGGTGCAGATGAAGGAAATACATGGGAAAAATACAATGAATGCTGTGAGACAGCAACGTACTGATTTGCCGAGTTGTATAGACTCAAAGTTGGGTGTAGTTTTTGGACAATTAAGGGAATACAGTACAGGACTAATGAGGAAAAGCATATCTTTGCAAGATGGCACTGTGAACTTGACGTTTTGGGATCGGAATGCCGATTCTCACTCTCAACTAATTGCTCCTGTATTCTATTCTAATCATATCCTGCAGCCACATCTGTGGAAAGTGGGATTAGTTACAAATAGGATAAAAATGCAGTTACATATATCTAATAATCAGGACAGGGAGTTGACTTTTACCCAATGGCATCGGGTTTTTGGCAACAAGAATTCCACTTGTAGAGGGGGAGTTTTTCCAAATAGTACATTGTGTTATAGCTTTGAAGGACAATTGTGGACTCTGGGTAATGCATTGTTCCTGATATGTTTGAACTCAAACTATAAGATAACCAAAGCAGAAGGGGTTCTTCAAGGACTGTTGAAAAATCTGCACCACAGAGGAAAACGGGAAGGTGGCAGTATGTTTTTATCACTGGCGGCCTTGGCTCTGAGTATCTCAGAGGAATTCCAGATAAGAGAACTGAATACACAATTAACTATTGTGGCGGAGAAGCTGCAGAagtacatgactgaaaatgacttggCCTGGAGACACCAGGAGGCCATAGACTCTATGCTGATTTCTCAAATAACTCAACTGCAATATGTTTCCTTGGAGTTAGTGAAACAACAAGCTTTGTTGTCCCGATATGTGAAACTtacttatagctttttatatcgTGCCTCTTGTATATTACCTGTGTTATATAATTCCTCTGATTATGCATATCTTGAACGTCTTTTACGTAATGCTTCTATGCAAACGTCTTTACAAAATGAATTAATGGCCCTTGACAAAATTATAAATGGATTGGAGAATGTGACAATTGATTTCAATAAGCAATGGGAGGAATCGACCTCCTCGTTGATGGCATGA